A genomic region of Notamacropus eugenii isolate mMacEug1 chromosome 3, mMacEug1.pri_v2, whole genome shotgun sequence contains the following coding sequences:
- the LOC140533869 gene encoding uncharacterized protein isoform X1, whose amino-acid sequence MPRKGKRNKTIEGYFLGEQAFPPFLSDEEEQCLPSGKDTEVKASVSQPTQWAQAMEELKKNFENQVREVEEKLGREMRDMKSKHEQQISSLLKETQKNVEENNTLKTSLTQLAKEVQKANEEKNAFKSRVSQMEKEIQKLTEENSSFKIRMAQMEAKDFMRKQEITEQREKNGKMEDNVKYLIGKTTDLENKSRRDNLKIMGLPESHDQKKSLDIILHEIIKENCPEILEPEGKINIQGIHRTPPERDPKRETPRNIVAKFQSSQVKEKILQAARKKQFRYCGNTIRITQDLAASTLRDRRAWNRIFQKSKELGLKPRITYPAKLSILLQGKNWSFNEIEDFQAFLMKRPELKRKFDFQTQE is encoded by the coding sequence atgcccagaaaagggaaaagaaataagactatagaaggttactttcttggtgaacaggcatttcctccattcctttctgatgaggaagaacaatgcttaccatcagggaaagacacagaagtcaaggcttctgtgtcccagcccacccaatgggctcaggccatggaagagctcaaaaagaattttgaaaatcaagttagagaggtagaggaaaagctgggaagagaaatgagagacatgaagtcaaagcatgaacagcagatcagctccctgctaaaggagacccaaaaaaatgttgaagaaaataacaccttgaaaactagcctaactcaattagcaaaagaggttcaaaaagccaatgaggagaagaatgctttcaaaagcagagttagccaaatggaaaaggagattcaaaagctcactgaagaaaatagttctttcaaaattagaatggcacagatggaggctaaagactttatgagaaagcaagaaattacagaacaaagagagaagaatggaaaaatggaagataatgtgaaatatctcataggaaaaacaactgacctggaaaataaatccaggagagacaatttaaaaattatgggactacctgaaagccatgatcaaaagaagagcttagacatcatcttgcatgaaattatcaaggaaaactgccctgagattctagaaccagagggcaaaatcaatattcaaggaatccacagaacaccgcctgaaagagatccaaaaagagaaactcctaggaacattgtggccaaattccagagttcccaggtcaaggagaaaatattgcaagcagctagaaagaaacaatttaggtattgtggaaatacaatcaggataacacaagatctagcagcctctacattaagggatcgaagggcatggaataggatattccagaagtcaaaggaactaggactaaaaccaagaatcacctacccagcaaaactgagtatactacttcaggggaaaaattggtctttcaatgaaatagaggattttcaagcattcttgatgaaaagaccagagctgaaaagaaaatttgactttcaaacgcaagaatga